A DNA window from Candidatus Poribacteria bacterium contains the following coding sequences:
- a CDS encoding tetratricopeptide repeat protein encodes MSQVGAFIQQADTLYKKQDLADAALYYWQALQALGTEDEIREIPINGVSQTSAEVRLHANLRIAEIYSQSNWLKDAKARLEYASRIQLDDAGVRLLRGKLFRDEGMLAEATEEFLAVLKNTPNSAEAHYLLGVLYQGSKQFEQAAEHYAKAIENDPELLNIASEKAPIGILARLQLSRTYARMLQTYQFLDREFTEEDLAEVTRLESEAITLLEQAHEKMPEMNEVVDDLVRLLFSRASALEREDIETRQYVDALQVYEQIVELDPEEVRAWERMGEIYASFLGDKAAALEVYRTVYKIEPHPTVLANIKSLEEDVAAETKSR; translated from the coding sequence TTGTCACAGGTAGGAGCTTTCATCCAGCAGGCAGATACCCTCTATAAGAAACAGGATCTTGCCGATGCTGCCCTCTACTATTGGCAGGCATTACAAGCACTGGGGACGGAAGATGAAATCCGAGAGATCCCTATAAATGGTGTCTCACAGACGAGCGCAGAAGTTCGTTTGCACGCCAATCTCCGTATTGCGGAAATCTATTCACAGAGTAATTGGTTGAAAGATGCGAAGGCACGTTTGGAATATGCATCGCGCATTCAGCTTGACGATGCCGGAGTCCGTCTCTTACGCGGCAAGCTATTTCGTGATGAAGGGATGCTTGCAGAAGCCACCGAAGAATTCCTCGCTGTACTCAAGAATACGCCAAACAGTGCAGAAGCACACTATCTCCTCGGTGTTCTCTATCAGGGGAGTAAGCAGTTTGAACAAGCCGCTGAGCATTATGCGAAAGCAATTGAAAACGATCCCGAGCTTTTAAACATCGCTTCTGAAAAAGCACCTATCGGTATCCTTGCTCGCCTCCAGTTGTCGAGAACCTATGCCAGAATGCTACAGACTTATCAGTTCCTTGATAGGGAATTCACCGAAGAGGATTTGGCTGAGGTTACGCGACTCGAATCGGAGGCGATTACCCTCTTAGAGCAGGCACATGAAAAGATGCCTGAGATGAACGAGGTCGTTGACGATCTCGTCCGACTGCTCTTTTCACGCGCATCTGCGCTTGAGCGAGAGGATATCGAAACGCGTCAGTATGTCGATGCGCTACAAGTTTATGAACAGATTGTGGAGCTTGATCCGGAGGAAGTTCGTGCGTGGGAACGGATGGGTGAAATTTATGCGAGTTTCCTTGGAGATAAAGCGGCTGCCTTGGAAGTGTACCGAACAGTGTATAAAATCGAGCCACACCCGACTGTCTTAGCAAATATCAAATCGCTTGAGGAAGATGTCGCTGCCGAAACCAAAAGCCGATGA